In a single window of the Metopolophium dirhodum isolate CAU chromosome 2, ASM1992520v1, whole genome shotgun sequence genome:
- the LOC132938905 gene encoding uncharacterized protein LOC132938905, with product MTQIQKFLMMYRNTPHSTTLQAPAKLLLGRNIRTQFDALIPSSVDVVNGRQTAQIKHHGKRQHELKIGDTVVVRDYRNNDQKRSKGTVTKSLSKNVIEVDTEEGIWKRHLDQT from the coding sequence ATGactcaaatacaaaaatttttgatgatgtaccgcaacactCCACACTCGACAACACTACAGGCTCCGGCAAAATTGCTGTTAGGACGGAATATCAGAACACAATTCGACGCACTGATACCCAGTAGCGTCGACGTAGTTAACGGGCGCCAAACAGCGCAAATCAAACACCACGGTAAACGTCAACACGAGCTAAAAATAGGGGATACGGTGGTGGTGCGCGACTACCGTAACAACGACCAAAAAAGGTCAAAAGGTACAGTAACAAAGTCACTAAGCAAAAATGTCATTGAGGTCGATACGGAAGAGGGTATTTGGAAAAGACACTTAGACCAAACATAA